One genomic region from Thermovenabulum gondwanense encodes:
- a CDS encoding oxaloacetate decarboxylase subunit alpha translates to MQKKKIGITDTILRDAHQSLIATRMRTDEMLTVAEKLDEVGYHSLEAWGGATFDSCLRYLNEDPWIRLRLLREKIKKTPLQMLLRGQNLLGYHHYPDDVVELFVKKSIENGISIIRIFDALNDIRNMEKAIEATKKYKAHAQGTIVYTISPVHNLEYYIDIAKRLVALGIDSLCIKDMAGLLTPYNAYELVKKLREEIALPIQIHSHYTSGMASMAYLKAIEAGADIVDTALSPFALGTSQPPTETMVAVLKDTEFDTGLDLELLSSISDYFKKVRENYKIDSVVTIIDTAVLNYQIPGGMISNLTSQLKQQNALNKLPEVLKEVPRVREDLGYPPLVTPTSQIVGTQAVINVITGERYKVVINEVKNYIKGYYGKPPGEVNPEIKKKIIGDEEPIDCRPADLLEPELEKDFEAISGFIEKEEDVLTYALFPQIALKFFQEREAGKYKYDSNLLVEDNKFKYYPV, encoded by the coding sequence ACCACTCTCTTGAAGCATGGGGAGGAGCTACCTTTGATAGTTGTCTTAGATATTTAAACGAAGATCCATGGATAAGATTGAGGCTTTTACGGGAAAAAATCAAAAAAACCCCATTACAGATGCTTTTAAGGGGACAAAATCTCCTGGGGTATCATCATTACCCCGATGACGTAGTAGAACTTTTTGTTAAAAAATCAATAGAAAACGGTATAAGTATTATTAGAATTTTTGATGCTCTTAATGATATAAGAAATATGGAAAAAGCTATAGAAGCCACGAAAAAATATAAAGCTCATGCACAGGGTACCATCGTTTATACAATTAGTCCCGTGCACAATCTGGAATATTACATAGATATAGCAAAAAGATTAGTGGCCCTGGGCATAGATTCATTGTGTATAAAAGATATGGCAGGACTTCTTACACCTTATAACGCATATGAATTAGTTAAAAAACTAAGAGAAGAAATAGCCTTGCCAATTCAAATCCACAGTCACTATACCAGCGGGATGGCTTCTATGGCATATTTAAAAGCTATTGAAGCAGGGGCTGACATAGTTGATACTGCTCTTTCCCCCTTTGCTCTTGGAACTTCACAGCCTCCAACAGAGACAATGGTAGCGGTGTTAAAAGATACCGAGTTTGATACCGGCCTTGATTTGGAACTTTTATCCTCTATTTCAGATTATTTTAAAAAAGTTAGAGAAAATTACAAAATAGACAGTGTAGTTACAATCATTGATACTGCAGTCTTAAACTATCAGATACCTGGAGGAATGATTTCAAACCTTACCAGTCAGTTAAAGCAGCAAAATGCTCTGAATAAACTCCCCGAAGTATTGAAAGAAGTGCCGAGGGTGAGGGAGGATTTGGGTTATCCTCCTCTTGTAACCCCTACCAGTCAAATTGTCGGTACACAGGCAGTAATAAATGTTATAACTGGAGAAAGATATAAGGTTGTAATTAATGAAGTCAAGAATTACATTAAAGGTTATTACGGTAAACCGCCGGGTGAAGTAAATCCGGAAATTAAAAAGAAAATTATAGGTGATGAAGAGCCTATTGATTGCAGACCTGCCGATTTATTGGAGCCAGAATTGGAAAAGGATTTTGAAGCAATTTCAGGATTTATAGAAAAAGAGGAAGATGTATTAACCTATGCCTTATTTCCTCAAATAGCATTAAAGTTTTTTCAGGAAAGAGAAGCAGGCAAATATAAATACGATTCCAATCTTCTTGTTGAAGATAATAAATTTAAATACTATCCTGTATAA
- a CDS encoding VanW family protein has protein sequence MRKNFFIILLLCIILVFFVIILIFIYQQNNDILPYNVRIGPIDVSKLRKEDASLKIQSYIEEKNDQKIIFRYNNKKYEITVGELIIFNPEKSIKEALLIKKEEFFLKSFYLDKFNKRKVTIIPLNYAINEQNLQSIITKIEKEICTLPQNARFTFRQNKLQIIDEKEGTEIDKELLKTMISNKIFDDEIIIDLPLKKIKPFYTKEKLKNMNIKYEIASFSTRFNLNQKDRINNIKLASEILNGIIIAPTEVFSFNETVGERTKEKGYTDAPIYFNNEVIQGTGGGVCQISTTLYNLVLLADLEVIERHHHSMPVGYVPPGRDATVSYGILDLKFKNSTGGYLVLSTEIIGNNLVMKFFSNEKFNKKIDIISEIVNTFPPGKIQKIDNNLELGKTRIEEGRPGCKVKVWKIINYQDRIEKKLVSIDTYKPLNTIEYVGKKPISSLNQYIDKEDPSVENNTNDLLDINAVNQ, from the coding sequence ATGAGAAAGAATTTTTTTATCATCCTGCTTTTATGTATAATATTGGTATTTTTTGTCATTATTTTAATTTTCATATATCAGCAAAATAATGATATTCTTCCGTATAATGTGCGTATAGGTCCTATAGATGTAAGTAAATTGAGAAAAGAAGATGCATCTTTAAAAATTCAATCTTATATAGAAGAAAAAAATGATCAAAAAATAATATTCAGATATAATAACAAGAAATACGAAATTACAGTAGGAGAACTAATTATATTTAATCCCGAGAAAAGCATAAAAGAGGCTTTACTTATAAAGAAAGAAGAATTTTTTTTAAAATCCTTTTATTTAGACAAATTTAATAAAAGAAAAGTAACGATTATTCCTTTGAACTACGCCATTAACGAGCAAAATCTTCAAAGTATCATTACCAAAATAGAAAAGGAAATCTGCACCTTACCTCAAAACGCACGATTTACATTTAGACAAAACAAACTTCAAATAATAGATGAAAAGGAAGGTACCGAAATAGATAAGGAACTTTTAAAAACAATGATTTCAAATAAAATATTCGATGATGAAATTATAATTGATCTACCATTAAAAAAAATAAAACCTTTTTATACAAAAGAAAAATTAAAAAATATGAATATTAAATATGAAATAGCATCCTTTTCAACCAGATTTAATTTAAATCAAAAAGATAGGATAAATAATATCAAATTAGCTTCTGAAATTTTAAACGGGATAATTATTGCTCCAACTGAGGTTTTTTCCTTTAACGAAACCGTTGGAGAAAGGACGAAGGAAAAAGGTTATACAGATGCACCGATATATTTCAATAATGAGGTCATCCAGGGAACGGGTGGAGGTGTATGTCAAATTTCCACTACCCTTTATAATTTGGTTCTCCTCGCAGATTTAGAGGTAATCGAAAGGCACCATCACTCTATGCCGGTAGGTTATGTCCCTCCAGGAAGAGATGCAACCGTAAGCTATGGTATATTAGATTTAAAATTTAAAAACAGCACGGGAGGTTATTTGGTATTATCTACTGAAATAATTGGAAATAATCTTGTAATGAAATTTTTTAGCAATGAAAAATTCAATAAAAAAATAGATATCATTTCTGAAATAGTTAACACTTTTCCTCCCGGGAAAATACAAAAAATAGATAATAATTTGGAGTTAGGTAAAACACGAATAGAAGAAGGAAGACCGGGTTGCAAAGTAAAGGTATGGAAAATAATAAATTATCAGGATAGAATTGAAAAAAAATTAGTTTCTATAGATACTTATAAACCATTAAATACGATCGAATATGTAGGTAAAAAGCCTATTTCAAGCCTAAATCAATATATAGATAAAGAAGATCCCTCAGTCGAAAACAATACTAATGATTTATTAGATATTAATGCGGTAAATCAATAA
- a CDS encoding uracil-DNA glycosylase has translation MELNEIIKTFNGREVKLTKKIEILLSLQKEFGLQFQTYDDILEKLKEKNETAKIMKDFIYKKIKDYLIECRNCSLCFAECHTQKVAGDGNFSSPIVLIGEGPGEEEDKLGKPFVGRAGQLLNTLLSKFNVDRNRIYITNVVKCRPPKNRTPYVNEVKACSEILNLELEFISPKVIITLGSTPLKFFRPEQSITKMRGIWIKEKNYWIMPTYHPAYILRQRGERLETTKKEIYSDFKNAFLKLKELLN, from the coding sequence ATGGAATTGAACGAAATAATAAAAACCTTTAACGGGAGAGAGGTTAAGCTTACAAAAAAAATTGAAATTCTTTTGTCCCTTCAAAAAGAATTTGGACTTCAATTTCAAACCTATGATGATATTCTGGAAAAATTAAAGGAAAAAAATGAAACGGCAAAAATAATGAAAGATTTTATTTATAAAAAAATAAAAGATTATCTTATTGAATGCAGAAATTGTTCCCTCTGTTTTGCTGAATGTCACACACAAAAAGTAGCCGGAGATGGTAACTTTTCTTCTCCTATTGTTTTAATAGGAGAAGGACCGGGAGAAGAAGAAGATAAATTGGGTAAGCCTTTTGTAGGACGAGCCGGCCAATTGTTAAACACCTTGCTCAGCAAGTTTAATGTCGATAGAAATCGTATATATATTACTAATGTAGTTAAGTGCAGACCTCCGAAAAATAGAACTCCCTACGTTAATGAAGTAAAAGCATGTTCAGAAATATTAAATTTAGAATTAGAGTTTATTTCACCGAAAGTAATCATAACCTTAGGTTCTACTCCATTAAAATTTTTTAGACCCGAGCAAAGTATTACTAAAATGAGAGGTATTTGGATAAAAGAAAAAAATTATTGGATTATGCCCACATATCATCCAGCTTATATTTTAAGACAAAGAGGAGAAAGGCTTGAAACTACTAAAAAAGAGATTTATTCTGACTTTAAGAATGCCTTTTTAAAACTTAAAGAGTTATTAAATTAG
- the miaB gene encoding tRNA (N6-isopentenyl adenosine(37)-C2)-methylthiotransferase MiaB — MKYKVITWGCQMNVHDSEVISGMLEKMGYVPAEGIKDADILILNTCSVRETAEQKVYGRLGQLKPLKQNKPNMIIAITGCMIQQPHVVDFIKDKYPFVDIIFGIHNVSKLPQLIETVNYSNYTIVETIENETWLEEGLPYLREDNIKAWVTITYGCNNFCTYCIVPYVRGRERSRKPADIINEVKSLAEKGVKEINLLGQNVNSYGKDLLDERITFAQLLYELNKIKGIERIRFTTSHPKDLSNELIFAMRDLEKICEHIHLPIQAGSNKILKLMNRNYTREHYLELIQKLRDEIPEIAISTDIIVGFPGETEEDFLDTLDIVQKVQYDQAFMFMYSKRKGTPAAEMENQVEEEVKKDRLERLMKLQDSISAKKNEQMKEKLVEVLVEGYSKKDKGKLTGRTRTNKIVNFKGSESLIGQLVMVKIVEPHTFSLFGELYNFQGG; from the coding sequence GTGAAATATAAGGTTATTACCTGGGGATGTCAAATGAACGTACATGATTCCGAGGTTATATCGGGTATGCTCGAAAAGATGGGATATGTTCCTGCAGAAGGAATAAAAGATGCTGATATACTGATATTAAATACATGCAGTGTAAGAGAAACCGCTGAACAAAAGGTTTACGGTCGTTTAGGACAATTGAAACCATTGAAGCAAAATAAGCCAAATATGATCATAGCCATCACCGGTTGCATGATACAGCAACCTCATGTGGTTGATTTTATCAAAGATAAATATCCATTTGTTGATATTATTTTTGGAATTCATAATGTCAGCAAACTACCTCAACTAATAGAAACCGTAAACTATTCAAACTATACTATTGTTGAAACCATTGAAAATGAAACATGGCTGGAGGAAGGATTGCCCTATTTAAGGGAGGATAATATAAAAGCCTGGGTTACCATTACTTATGGTTGTAATAATTTTTGCACCTATTGTATCGTTCCTTATGTAAGAGGAAGGGAACGGAGCAGAAAGCCCGCAGATATTATTAATGAAGTTAAATCTCTTGCAGAAAAAGGAGTTAAGGAAATAAACCTTTTAGGCCAGAATGTTAACTCTTATGGAAAAGATTTATTGGATGAAAGGATCACTTTTGCCCAATTACTTTATGAATTGAACAAAATCAAAGGAATTGAGAGAATTAGATTTACCACTTCCCATCCCAAGGATTTAAGTAATGAACTCATATTTGCCATGCGAGATTTAGAAAAAATTTGCGAACATATTCATCTTCCAATTCAGGCGGGTAGTAATAAAATATTAAAATTAATGAATAGAAATTACACCAGAGAACATTATTTAGAACTAATTCAAAAATTAAGGGACGAGATTCCAGAAATTGCAATATCTACCGATATTATTGTAGGATTTCCAGGAGAAACCGAAGAAGATTTTTTAGACACTCTCGATATTGTTCAAAAAGTTCAGTACGATCAAGCATTTATGTTTATGTATTCAAAAAGAAAGGGAACACCAGCTGCTGAAATGGAAAATCAAGTAGAGGAAGAAGTAAAAAAAGATAGATTGGAAAGATTAATGAAACTTCAGGATTCTATATCTGCTAAGAAAAATGAGCAGATGAAAGAAAAGTTAGTGGAAGTGCTCGTTGAAGGCTATTCTAAAAAAGATAAAGGTAAATTAACTGGAAGAACCAGGACAAATAAAATAGTAAATTTTAAGGGTTCGGAAAGCTTAATCGGTCAACTTGTAATGGTAAAAATTGTGGAACCTCATACTTTTTCCTTGTTTGGAGAGCTTTATAACTTTCAAGGGGGTTAA
- the mutS gene encoding DNA mismatch repair protein MutS: METPMIKQYKEIKEKYKDYILFFRLGDFYEMFFEDAFTASRELEIALTSRDSENKVPMAGIPYHAADQYIAKLIDKGYKIAICEQMEDPKLARNIVKREVVKIITPGTVTDINFLDEKKNNYLCTIYKSENKFGLAFADILTGEFITTEISAEDNFQEVINELYKFSPTECIVNDEILNTTILKKNYFDANHCTLTLKEENYFDVDFTLLSNNFDVDSLKALEGRPFSLKASCACLKFLIETQMQQLQHFNNIRYYEPSEYMILDANTKRSLELTESLFERKRQGSLFWVLDKTQTAMGARLLRKWIEQPLIDPIKIKERLDAVEELFENFFKREELKNELKNIYDLERLTGKLVCGNVNARDLLAIKNTISRFPRIKNLIKDFSSKLIRSLEKQLDSLHDIFDLLDRAINEDPPLSVKEGNIIKDGFDENIDKLRKIAFKGKDFIAEFEAKERERTGIKSLKVGYNKVFGYYIEITKANLNLVPEDYIRKQTLANAERYITEQLKEYEEMILGAEEKLMELEYKMFCEIKKELLKNINRFKTSALSIATLDVLLSFAQVARDNNYVKPEITTGNEIVIIEGRHPVVELTLKNDLFIPNDTYINCKDSMISIITGPNMAGKSTYLRQVALIVLMSQIGSFVPAKKAIIGIVDRIFTRIGAYDNLAYGQSTFMVEMMEVANILKNATPKSLIILDEVGRGTSTYDGLSIAWAVVEYIHKNVKAKTLFATHYHEITKLKELFGIKNYKVTVKEKGDEILFLRKIIPGEADKSYGIEVAKLAGLPKSLIKRASELLKNLEKSLPEKSYVNNSGLPENDNEDSQLDLEKIKNETIIQKLRDIDINTMTPLEALNFLYKLKMEIL, translated from the coding sequence ATGGAAACTCCAATGATAAAACAATATAAAGAGATTAAAGAGAAATATAAAGATTATATACTATTTTTTAGATTGGGCGATTTTTACGAAATGTTTTTTGAAGACGCTTTTACAGCATCAAGAGAATTAGAAATAGCACTCACTTCAAGGGATTCAGAAAATAAGGTGCCCATGGCTGGAATACCCTACCATGCAGCAGATCAATATATAGCAAAACTTATTGATAAAGGCTATAAAATTGCTATTTGCGAACAAATGGAGGATCCTAAACTTGCCAGAAACATTGTTAAAAGAGAAGTAGTAAAAATTATTACACCGGGTACAGTAACGGATATAAACTTCTTAGACGAAAAAAAGAATAATTACCTATGTACAATTTACAAATCTGAAAATAAATTTGGTTTGGCTTTTGCCGACATATTAACCGGGGAATTTATAACTACCGAAATATCTGCTGAAGATAATTTTCAAGAAGTAATCAATGAATTATATAAATTTTCTCCTACTGAATGCATTGTTAATGATGAAATCTTAAATACTACTATTTTAAAGAAGAATTATTTTGATGCCAATCATTGTACTCTTACTTTAAAAGAAGAGAACTATTTTGATGTGGATTTTACTTTGCTTTCAAATAATTTTGATGTGGACTCTTTAAAAGCCTTAGAAGGCAGGCCTTTTTCACTAAAAGCATCCTGTGCCTGCCTAAAATTTTTAATTGAAACTCAGATGCAGCAATTACAGCATTTTAATAATATTAGATACTACGAACCATCGGAGTATATGATACTGGATGCTAATACAAAAAGAAGCCTTGAACTAACCGAATCTCTTTTTGAAAGAAAAAGACAGGGGAGTCTTTTTTGGGTGTTAGATAAAACTCAGACTGCCATGGGAGCAAGGTTACTAAGAAAATGGATTGAACAACCTTTGATTGATCCCATAAAAATAAAGGAAAGGCTGGATGCGGTCGAAGAATTATTTGAAAACTTCTTTAAAAGAGAGGAATTAAAAAATGAACTAAAGAATATATACGATTTGGAAAGACTTACTGGAAAATTAGTATGCGGCAATGTAAACGCAAGAGATTTGCTGGCCATAAAAAATACTATATCTCGTTTTCCCCGAATAAAAAATTTGATAAAAGATTTTTCTTCAAAACTTATAAGATCTTTAGAAAAACAATTGGATAGTCTACACGATATTTTTGACTTATTAGATAGGGCAATAAATGAGGATCCTCCTCTGTCAGTAAAAGAAGGGAATATAATTAAGGACGGCTTTGATGAAAACATAGATAAACTTAGGAAAATTGCCTTTAAAGGAAAAGATTTTATCGCAGAATTTGAAGCAAAAGAAAGAGAAAGAACGGGTATAAAGTCTTTAAAAGTAGGTTATAATAAAGTTTTTGGATATTATATAGAAATTACTAAAGCCAATTTAAATCTAGTACCCGAGGACTATATAAGAAAGCAAACCCTTGCTAATGCAGAAAGATATATTACCGAACAATTAAAAGAATATGAAGAAATGATACTCGGTGCTGAAGAAAAACTTATGGAACTTGAGTACAAAATGTTCTGTGAAATAAAAAAGGAACTTTTAAAAAACATTAACCGTTTTAAAACCAGCGCTCTTTCAATAGCCACGTTAGATGTTCTTTTGTCTTTTGCTCAGGTTGCAAGAGATAATAACTACGTAAAACCTGAAATTACTACCGGTAACGAAATTGTCATTATTGAAGGTAGACATCCTGTAGTTGAATTAACCTTAAAAAACGATCTTTTTATTCCCAACGATACGTATATAAACTGCAAGGACTCAATGATTTCAATAATTACCGGTCCAAATATGGCAGGAAAATCAACATATTTACGTCAGGTAGCATTAATTGTGCTAATGTCTCAAATTGGAAGTTTCGTACCTGCAAAAAAAGCAATAATCGGAATAGTAGATAGAATATTTACAAGAATTGGCGCTTACGATAATTTGGCCTACGGCCAGAGTACTTTTATGGTAGAAATGATGGAGGTTGCAAATATATTAAAAAATGCAACACCTAAAAGTTTAATAATACTTGACGAAGTTGGAAGGGGTACAAGCACTTATGATGGTTTAAGCATTGCATGGGCTGTGGTGGAGTACATTCATAAAAATGTAAAAGCTAAAACCTTATTTGCCACACATTATCATGAAATTACAAAACTTAAAGAACTTTTCGGAATAAAAAATTATAAAGTTACTGTAAAAGAAAAAGGAGATGAAATATTATTTTTAAGAAAAATTATTCCGGGAGAAGCAGATAAAAGTTACGGAATAGAAGTAGCAAAATTAGCAGGACTGCCAAAAAGTTTGATAAAAAGAGCCAGCGAGTTATTAAAAAATCTTGAGAAAAGTTTACCAGAAAAATCTTATGTAAACAATTCGGGATTACCGGAAAATGATAATGAAGATTCTCAATTGGATTTAGAGAAAATTAAGAATGAAACTATTATTCAAAAATTAAGAGATATAGATATTAACACTATGACGCCATTAGAAGCTTTAAATTTTCTTTACAAATTGAAAATGGAGATTTTGTGA
- the mutL gene encoding DNA mismatch repair endonuclease MutL: MGKIKVLSEDVAQKIAAGEVIERPASVVKELIENSIDANAKNILIEIKDGGKKLIKVLDDGQGIASEDVLLAFERHATSKISKLDDIFAVKTLGFRGEALPSIASVSRVTMITRTKEENIGTKCIVTGGKVEYFDEALSKEGCTIIVEDLFFNTPARLKFLKSSSKESAYISEIISKYALGHPEISFKLIIDGREIFTTSGNGNIKEVFAKIYDFEEAKNLIEVEKHYGILKIKAYLLPPQFSRNNRSYEIFFVNGRYIKDKNLSLFLEKGYSPFLPAGKFPVAIIFINIDESYVDVNVHPSKTEIKFKDEYKIYEALLLMIKEALRGDVLIPKEKISINKNFIKEERIDFLNNPAVENKINSINREYFCNFEDKIEKKVNEVNQYIKEFSEFYSTAEIIKNEVVNKSLSKETSTNNFKVIGQIFNTYIIFVDDNNLYILDQHAAHERILYEMYLTYSKCFVIQELVVPHVLKLTHSEMEFFKDAIDIFKKNGFDLDIFDNNSIIIRAIPFTFGIPKDPSYIKEILDELREENFPKDKNKIAASLACHAAIKADEILSIEEMNKLIKMLFETENPYNCPHGRPTIISFSLYELEKKFKRVIS; this comes from the coding sequence ATGGGTAAGATAAAAGTGCTAAGTGAAGATGTGGCACAAAAAATTGCAGCAGGAGAAGTGATAGAAAGACCTGCATCGGTAGTTAAAGAGCTAATTGAAAATTCCATTGATGCAAATGCTAAAAATATTTTAATAGAAATTAAAGATGGCGGGAAAAAGCTTATAAAAGTTTTAGATGATGGACAAGGGATAGCATCTGAAGATGTACTTCTGGCATTTGAAAGGCATGCTACCAGCAAAATATCCAAACTTGATGATATTTTTGCTGTAAAAACCCTTGGATTTAGAGGTGAGGCATTACCAAGTATTGCTTCGGTTTCAAGAGTAACCATGATTACCAGGACTAAGGAAGAAAATATTGGAACCAAATGTATTGTTACGGGAGGAAAAGTTGAATATTTTGATGAAGCTCTATCAAAAGAAGGGTGCACCATCATTGTAGAAGATTTATTTTTCAATACCCCGGCGCGATTAAAATTTTTGAAATCTTCTTCAAAGGAATCAGCCTATATTTCGGAAATAATATCAAAATATGCCTTAGGGCATCCTGAAATTTCTTTTAAACTCATTATAGATGGAAGGGAAATTTTCACTACTTCGGGCAATGGAAACATAAAAGAAGTTTTTGCTAAAATTTATGATTTTGAAGAAGCAAAAAATCTGATAGAAGTTGAAAAACACTATGGCATTTTGAAAATAAAAGCTTATTTATTACCACCTCAATTTTCGAGAAATAATCGATCCTATGAGATATTTTTTGTGAACGGAAGATATATCAAAGATAAAAATCTATCTTTATTTCTGGAAAAAGGTTATTCGCCCTTTTTGCCTGCAGGTAAATTCCCTGTTGCAATAATATTTATTAACATCGACGAATCTTATGTGGACGTAAATGTACACCCTTCAAAAACTGAAATAAAATTTAAAGATGAATATAAAATTTACGAAGCGCTATTACTGATGATAAAAGAGGCATTAAGAGGCGATGTTTTGATTCCCAAGGAAAAAATTTCAATTAATAAAAATTTTATAAAAGAAGAAAGGATAGATTTTTTAAACAATCCAGCTGTTGAAAATAAAATTAATTCCATTAATAGGGAATATTTCTGTAATTTTGAGGATAAAATAGAAAAAAAAGTAAATGAGGTTAACCAATATATTAAAGAATTTAGTGAATTTTATAGTACAGCAGAAATAATAAAAAATGAAGTTGTAAATAAAAGTTTATCAAAAGAAACCTCTACCAATAATTTTAAAGTAATAGGTCAGATATTTAATACTTATATTATTTTTGTGGATGATAATAATCTTTATATCCTTGATCAACATGCGGCCCATGAAAGGATTTTGTATGAAATGTATCTTACCTATTCAAAATGTTTTGTTATTCAGGAACTCGTTGTTCCGCACGTTTTAAAACTGACCCATTCGGAAATGGAATTTTTCAAAGATGCCATAGATATTTTTAAAAAAAACGGATTCGATTTAGATATATTTGATAACAATTCCATAATAATACGAGCTATTCCCTTTACCTTTGGAATTCCTAAGGATCCTTCCTACATAAAAGAAATTCTTGATGAATTGCGGGAAGAAAATTTTCCGAAAGATAAAAATAAAATTGCGGCATCCTTAGCATGTCATGCCGCTATAAAAGCTGATGAAATTCTAAGTATTGAAGAAATGAATAAACTTATTAAAATGCTATTTGAAACTGAAAATCCATATAATTGTCCCCACGGCAGGCCTACGATTATTTCCTTTTCTTTATACGAATTAGAAAAAAAGTTCAAGAGGGTTATTTCTTGA
- the miaA gene encoding tRNA (adenosine(37)-N6)-dimethylallyltransferase MiaA → MKKDKKLLLVIVGPTAVGKTEIAIEVAKIIDGEIISADSMQIYRYMNIGTAKPTEEEKNGIPHHLIDIVNPDQEFTVADYKYLAEKAIEEITKRNKIPILSGGTGLYINAVCYNYSFSDFHKDEELRRELNLLAEKNGNEYLYNILKEVDPKSAEKIHKNNRKRMIRALEVYYRTGKPFSLFENENDKKESPYDLIIFGLTRPREELYERINNRVLKMIEDGLIEEVKNLLKMGYSKELNSMKGLGYKEIIEYLEGKASLEEAIYKIQRDTRHYAKRQYTWFKKNKDIIWLDVSMEGKEKIIQYIVLTVEGKLKNY, encoded by the coding sequence TTGAAAAAAGATAAAAAACTATTGCTGGTAATTGTCGGACCTACTGCTGTGGGGAAAACCGAAATAGCAATTGAAGTAGCAAAAATAATTGATGGGGAAATAATTTCTGCAGACTCTATGCAAATTTATAGATATATGAACATTGGCACAGCAAAACCGACCGAAGAAGAAAAAAATGGTATTCCCCATCACTTAATAGATATAGTAAATCCTGATCAGGAATTTACAGTTGCAGATTATAAGTACTTAGCAGAAAAAGCTATTGAAGAAATTACAAAAAGAAATAAAATACCTATACTTTCCGGTGGAACAGGATTATACATAAACGCAGTATGTTATAATTACTCTTTTTCTGATTTTCATAAAGATGAGGAATTAAGAAGAGAGTTAAACCTTTTAGCAGAGAAAAACGGAAATGAATATTTATATAATATTTTAAAGGAGGTCGATCCGAAATCTGCGGAAAAAATTCATAAGAACAATAGAAAAAGAATGATAAGGGCCTTGGAAGTATATTACAGAACTGGAAAACCTTTTTCATTATTTGAAAACGAAAATGACAAAAAAGAAAGTCCTTATGATTTAATTATTTTTGGTCTTACCAGACCAAGGGAGGAATTATATGAAAGGATAAATAATAGAGTTTTAAAGATGATAGAAGATGGGTTAATAGAAGAGGTTAAAAACTTATTAAAAATGGGATATTCAAAAGAGTTGAATTCAATGAAAGGCTTGGGGTATAAAGAAATTATTGAGTATTTAGAAGGTAAAGCTTCGTTAGAAGAAGCAATTTATAAAATTCAACGGGATACCAGACATTACGCCAAACGCCAGTATACATGGTTCAAAAAAAATAAAGATATAATTTGGTTAGACGTTTCTATGGAAGGAAAAGAAAAAATTATCCAATATATTGTTTTAACAGTTGAAGGAAAATTAAAAAATTATTAG
- the hfq gene encoding RNA chaperone Hfq, which yields MSKNQINIQDAFLNQVRKENIAVTIYLINGFQIKGHVKGFDNFTVVLDSEGKQMLIYKHAVSTISPQKPVSFTNNNNTEKKQEE from the coding sequence ATGTCAAAAAATCAAATTAATATTCAGGATGCTTTTTTAAATCAAGTAAGGAAGGAGAACATAGCAGTAACGATCTATCTCATAAATGGTTTTCAAATAAAAGGTCATGTGAAAGGTTTCGATAACTTTACTGTGGTTTTAGATTCCGAAGGTAAGCAGATGTTAATTTATAAACATGCCGTCTCTACCATTTCTCCTCAGAAACCCGTATCCTTTACCAATAACAACAATACTGAAAAAAAACAGGAAGAATAA